The nucleotide sequence acggtggaagcattctacacttccactgaacataGATATAGTTCaacatttagttttaattttgtactAGTACATAAATCCCTGTAAgtactattattattctttccttgttattttttctttaattttaaacgTAGTATTGATGGAGAGTCCACATTCCGTAAGATACTTAAAGGAAATTCTGAGGGCATAGCATCGATGaaaaaaatgactgccaagtttcttctTGGCATTAATGATGGTCTTTCAGAAAGccctggtagtttaaaaaaatgacgcgtAAAAGGCCCATTGCGCCATTGTTCCAAGCATTCctagaaaaagggtcttgaatgatggacagacagatagacggacaacaTTGGGTCACTATGTGCTCTGTTTCTTCCTTCTGAGATAAGAAACTCTAAAAATGACCATATCCTGTTTGTCGGGTGTCCTAGTCAAATCTCGAAACCTATGGAGGTAAAATATTTGGTGTGAGGCTCACATCTATACGGCGCAGTTTTATACGCATCAACGACACGTGGACATTATAGCATGTACGTAATACATAACGTTTATTTGGTTTTATATGCCTCTATTTCAACGTAATGACTTTATTACCATAAAACtataaggtgctttggggtaattctgtaaacggggttattccatttatttaaaatttctccaaaacgtgttgatgtttaaacactggcagcacttaaatggacgccctatttaccgctcctcgcgtctctccagatgatgcgaggcgccgacatcggttggacgtgaaatatatttttttttgggtcgagtgcattttcgtgccaaaaaattaaatacgaaataaccccaacaccgctatctctaaaacctgataagttacaagattgaactattaattttatgacaaataatcgttttttgcgaatgactgtgtcagtctaaaaggcctagctatagtttaaaaaaaaatcccgaattacccctttaggggttattccagtgaagtgattcccgaaataaccccagcttactttagtatggtaattgtcagaggtattcaaactttcaacttttcaagatttagATTATTTTTGGTGTAAGGGGGCCAACCTCCATCTATGGAccccaagccaaccttacctgcccgtggtgcaccctgccgtctAATAGACTGGACTCTggcagctggctgattgcggcatagcgcagccaaaatcggcacagttaagtccccgggccccggatgggctgcagcatcggcggtgcaataaactgtgccctacgatcgccaactcgcatgcccagtgtggGGATTATGGGCAAACCCCTACCAGAATGAAGCGCACGGCAAAGAGATGGCCCCCAGTTCCCGGTCGCCCCGCTATTCCTTGCCATAGTAGCGTTCATGGTAACGGCGGGGCAGAGGATGCTAAGAATCCCGGGCGATCCAAGGCTACCTAAGTAAGCTGACGGACGGACTTTTAGGACTCTTCTAGcgcagttggaagtggagctggagaacataaggtggcatattcaggagttaagtgaagtacatagagagggagagggcaccatcatcttagactcgggccaccttctgtacttccgcgaggatgatcaaacatcacagggtggcgtagggttccttgttaataggtccctctctaacaacattaaagagatctccagtgtgtcgaacagggtagcgtaTCTGATACTTCGGCTAAcaaaacgatgtagcatgaagtttatttagttgcttgcatacttgcttctttgaaatgattatggttcacgcgagcgaagcatgctcacttgcaagcttgcttaaatgtttgcttgcatgcttgcttgcttgcttgcttgtatACTTGCTCGCAAGCTAGCTTAAATGATTgcttaaatgcttgctagcatgcttgcttgattgcttgtttcattgaaatgtttatggttcacgcgagcgtagccgcgggtaaaagctagttcaaaatataaaagtgacatggcatttctaattgttttatatacttactagtatattcccgcggcttcgctcctctccccctattctgctattcggggAGGAGACAAACTCTCCAcacatcaaaaatcaaaataatctgtccagctgttctcgagttataaatggtgtaactaatccagctttgttctataatgtatgtagatttaatattcctttgcggcaaattttgagaaccacattgcgtttgtggggttatttcggaatacagagattgaaaaaatctgtaactatggatattactaacgaaataaaaaataaaaatgaatggggtaatttagcctaaaaagaaatatgaatcTTGAGccaattataataaagtccacctttcaataacacgcagaataaccccgctatattccgaaatagccctgtgcaaaaaaataagtaactagtttttgaataccaatatttccataaatcgatcatattttagaaactgtttttatacagtataaaaTAGATTAGTGGAAACGACATCTATACtaagaatttaaatataatgtaccaactcgagtaattaacgaaattacaaacgtcatgtcaactcatcaaaaatgacgtggaattaccccaaagcaccttaaTTGGTTATTAAACGCAACCCGATGATTCTATTGAGGGTAAGATTTAAGTTGCAATGGATGTAGAAAATAATGTATTAATCATAATTAGTTTCTTCATAAGTGAATTTTACACTGTAGTATCGGAAAAATTTGACGGTTATGTTGTGGAGGGTGATTTTGCAGAAATAAGACAGTTCCCTCATGCGGCCTTTCTTTACATAGAATGTGAAGATGACCAAAgtctaataaaattttattcgtGTGGCTCATCAATCCTCAATCAAGCTATATTAATAACTGCCGCGCACTGTTTGGAAAATTGCGTCTTGGACCGTTCCTTCGTTACAGCCTTTGTAGGACACAAAGAAAAGATGCGGGGCTCGCGGTATATAAGTTCTAGTTTTAAAATACATGAGAAATATGATACTAGAAAAATATGCAACGATATAGGTTTGGTGAGGCTGAAAAAAGCCCTGAAGCTAGGAAAAGCTGTGCGAAGAGTGTCATTGCGGAGACATCCTCCGTACGATAAACCTGCTAAAGTTGCTGGGTGGGGCTATATTGATGTAAGTAATAGTAATGACAATGACAGGGGAATATATTTACGATCAACAGGGTAGATTCTACACTTTAGTTCTGTTTCTGTGTTAGTAGTGAACATcaaagtaaatacatattatcatCGTCGATTTCGTTCGTAGTCTGTTGCACAAGGTGTAATTctgaacgtgatacaaaattagtgtttaaagttaaataatgaCAAAGTTGTTCTTCATTTAAATTCACGCTTTAGCCATGAATTTTACGAACTGTGTATCCCTAACCTAACgccatagttttaaaagacctatctcaagataccccacactattaaatgatattgcaaTGGTGTTgcaactcacgtcttaaaccgagtttagctcgacatgtttcgggctatttcgtagcccttcttctcagaaGCACGAGACTCgacggctgccgcaacacgcacactgcgCGAGAGCGGTGcgcatgtcgagctaaactcggtttaagacgtgagttatccgttgcaatatcatttaatatgaatgagtctcacggtagtttcatgttcaaaataccccacactgtagtgttagtcgagaaaaaaaaatcagctctgagcttagccgcggacggatagacagacagacggacagacagatggactgacatggcgaaactacaagggttcctggttgactacggaaccctaaaaagtggaaAGTTGTAATAGGACGCAGAGAAAATAGAGGACAACAGTTAGTTGTTGAGAAATTGATAATTGTAGACatacattaaattttataatatagatATTCTTTGACTGGATCAATAacgtttttgtaaataataaacaatatttaaatcATGCTTCGAGATTTCATGAACGGTGGAAGTCACATTGCTACAATACTCAAATAACTGCAGTCCACTTTTTGAAGTCAAGATAAGGAAAAGTATGTTTAGTTGTAAGAGGCTCTAAGTGAGTAGGAATTAGTTTTATGTGACTCAAGCTCTTTTGTCCTCACCATGATAAGGAGGTTAACAGCGTTGGCGCGCGGTATCTGATGCAAGTCAGCCAGAAGATCTGGAGCCGGGCGGACTGCATTGAGGAGCTGGGAGAGGATATACCCGAGGGCACCATCTGCGGGGGGTCATTGGATGCACTGAGCTACGTCGCACGGTACGTAGAACATTGCTAGGATAACCAGGTTACCATGGAGCATTATCATAGTAGTTTTAACTGTCTAAACAAATAGGACAGAATCCCAGAACCCCTCCTACCCTTTCCAAGTTTCCTCCTAGTAAGCTTCAGAGGTTGGGACGTACAGCCGGGGCTTTTTAACCGGTGAGACTCCGGTACTGTCTGAGCACTCCCTTTCTAGTCGTttataatggatttttcccTACTGCGCTCCCTCATCTCCTAAAACTAAACTACAGTTTAAAAACAACTActtaaacaaaagcaaggacgTAGTGTTCAACCCAAATGAGGCTTTGGATTAAATCCTTCTTGTTTTCCACAGAGGTGACTCCGGAAGTGGTCTCATGGTCCGCAAATACATTCAGATCGGGGTGGTGTCCTTTAAACGCCCAAAAGTATCGAATAGCCTCGCCGTCTACACTGACGTCGCTTACTTCTACAGCtggataaaaaaaacagcaaaaattgTGTACTGTGAtagtaaaactaaatattaccATTGCATGTATTGACTTTGCATTTAGTATTTCGGTAATTTGAGCTCTTTGTACTCTTctgttgtgtttgtttgtgaaaACATCCTGGGTGAGGCCCACaaagaaagtaaaataaaactgcattcattgtgttgatttattttcagaaaaatatatgctttgaaaaacaattttacccattttatttaaatacctacgagtattaaCTTCAGTAATatcaacaacattttttttattgaatatattttttaattagttttgaaTATTGTgcgtataaataaattatcataattatctCGTCCTATACTTTGttcttttttagcattagaaaaagggtaaacaatcttaacgagtatttttattgaaaaacgttttttaaaaaacagtaactattacttatgataccaaaagcatgtaaatgatcatgatCATATTAATGTTCTttctaattgttacatatttgctgtgatgAGGCTTAAATTTCAAAAGTGTTATGCAATAAAAAGACaagtcaagatcgcttaccttctttctaatgcttaaaaaaacgaagtatacatacgtcctacagctgagCACAGGATTACCCTCAGATTAAGGTGGGTCCAgcggatttggaacttcacacccTATTAAATGGCTTCGTAGGTTTTTGCAGAATTCCTTATCATGTTTTCGATCGCCATAAACCTTTcttatgaattttgaaaacaaaGCGCTAGCTcagttttgaacccacgatcctctgccgCAATAGCCATctataagtcaaaccactaggtcaccacgaCTTCAACAGTACCTACGTATATATTATAAGCAAGCAGTCTGCATTACAAAAGATGACAAGTATAACGTTGATATCATTTAAATAAGCAAgatatatttgtcaaattataggaaatcaaaaataacacggtgtataactATAGAACACCGGGCCATAGGAGGTTAGCGATTAAACATTTTGTTGGGTCCATTCGGCTCTGTTTAACATAAATGTATTGACGACAGGTGGGCACTACATCCCGTACTACAAAAAATTAacgtaattttaaataactcaATCTAAACTTAATGACTTTGATATCATTAAACTGAAATTGATTGTTAAACGTCACCCTTCCATTCAATGAAGTGTACGAGCTTAGGTGTCATGGCTGTAGAATATATTGTATTAATAACAAATAGTTTGTTTATAAGCATAGTAAATTCTGTTAAATTGCAAAACCTCGAAGGCTACGTAGTTGAGGGTGATTATGCAGAAATGAAGGACTTCCCACATGCAGCACTCCTTTATATAGAAAGCATAAAAGTAGAAAACGTGGAAGATTGCTTTATATGCGGATCGTCCATCCTTAACCAAGCCATGGTCATGACTGCTGCTCACTGCTTAGAAAATTGCTTTCTAAAGTGTACTGTTACAGTGCATGTTGGAAATCAGGAATTACCTTTTCGAGCTTCTAGATTTATATTGCATGAAGAATTCGACACTAGAACTATTCACAACGATATAGCTCTGGTTAGgttgaaaaaaaacttgaagTTTGGAAAAAATGTGCGAAGAGTTTCGTTAATGAGAAACCCACCGTATCATGAATCTGCTAAAGTCACCGGATGGGGATATACAGACGTAAGTAATAGTAACGATACAGGAATTTGTATAACAATACACATTAAGTAATTGTCCTTTGAAAATTATTATGACATCAAAGAAAAGAGCAAAAGCGATTGATTTTATCGTTTCAGTGCTGCAGTGGCTTCAATCGTATGCTTACTTAAAAGTATTGTCTCAGttaaaagatattttacatCTATCTAGAATTCCGAATTAccttcatgaaaaaaaaatagagattgCGAGAAAAATAGAGACTCTCAATTTTGGTTGAATGTGATAGAAACAAACTGTAGCTTCTTcttctgaataaaataatagatcATAGGTAAAACGTAGGTCCTTCCATAAGACGATATGAAATACAATTATGGTTCTTAATTTGCAGAAAATGTTgaatttttgtattatattaatcaatttattttgattgcatTGGAACCAGGAGCAAAACCGAGTCATGGCAAACCACCTAATGCAACTCAGTCAGAAGATTTGGAGTCGGTCGAGCTGCATACAAGCAATGGGCAAGCGCATACCCGTGGGCACTTTTTGTGGAGGCACAATGGACTCACTTAGCTACGTCGCTCCGTTCGTATTAAGGGTTATGTACTATACAGAATTATGTGGAGAGTCTAAGAGGatgatatattattttatttacattcacaTCTGCAGAACAAACAGCTATGCCTGAAAACCACCTGTGAGGTGTAAGATCACATAAGGCATTTGAAACTCACAATAGTATGATCGAGGACGTTTAGTTATCATCATGTCaatcgaaagacgtccactgctacaCATAttcctcccccaaggctctccatttagaccggtcttgtgctttcgtGCGATGGAGTGCAgcaacgacctggttaagatcgcgggatcttTTAGTTATAAATCACtttaatacttttttgtttgttttatgatAACACACTAATTGCTTCAAACATTTTTGtagaatattataaatatttaggaaAATAAGAAAGGATTTATCATTTCTTTCTGTTGTATAGCACCTCGTGTTTATTCTTTCTACATTCCCTGTAGACTTCGCCgctcctttttttatttaattttgcactaATCGTATTTTCCTACTCCAAATT is from Choristoneura fumiferana chromosome 3, NRCan_CFum_1, whole genome shotgun sequence and encodes:
- the LOC141426860 gene encoding hypodermin-B-like isoform X1, with the translated sequence MDVENNVLIIISFFISEFYTVVSEKFDGYVVEGDFAEIRQFPHAAFLYIECEDDQSLIKFYSCGSSILNQAILITAAHCLENCVLDRSFVTAFVGHKEKMRGSRYISSSFKIHEKYDTRKICNDIGLVRLKKALKLGKAVRRVSLRRHPPYDKPAKVAGWGYIDEVNSVGARYLMQVSQKIWSRADCIEELGEDIPEGTICGGSLDALSYVARGDSGSGLMVRKYIQIGVVSFKRPKVSNSLAVYTDVAYFYSWIKKTAKIVYCDSKTKYYHCMY
- the LOC141426860 gene encoding uncharacterized protein isoform X2; the encoded protein is MILLREVNSVGARYLMQVSQKIWSRADCIEELGEDIPEGTICGGSLDALSYVARGDSGSGLMVRKYIQIGVVSFKRPKVSNSLAVYTDVAYFYSWIKKTAKIVYCDSKTKYYHCMY
- the LOC141426862 gene encoding serine protease 1-like, with amino-acid sequence MKCTSLGVMAVEYIVLITNSLFISIVNSVKLQNLEGYVVEGDYAEMKDFPHAALLYIESIKVENVEDCFICGSSILNQAMVMTAAHCLENCFLKCTVTVHVGNQELPFRASRFILHEEFDTRTIHNDIALVRLKKNLKFGKNVRRVSLMRNPPYHESAKVTGWGYTDEQNRVMANHLMQLSQKIWSRSSCIQAMGKRIPVGTFCGGTMDSLSYVAPGDSGSGIMVRRYIQIGLVSFKNPRISKSLAIYTDVGHYYDWVKKTTKILYCS